Proteins co-encoded in one Zymomonas mobilis subsp. mobilis ATCC 10988 genomic window:
- the adhP gene encoding alcohol dehydrogenase AdhP encodes MKAAVITKDHTIEVKDTKLRPLKYGEALLEMEYCGVCHTDLHVKNGDFGDETGRITGHEGIGIVKQVGEGVTSLKVGDRASVAWFFKGCGHCEYCVSGNETLCRNVENAGYTVDGAMAEECIVVADYSVKVPDGLDPAVASSITCAGVTTYKAVKVSQIQPGQWLAIYGLGGLGNLALQYAKNVFNAKVIAIDVNDEQLAFAKELGADMVINPKNEDAAKIIQEKVGGAHATVVTAVAKSAFNSAVEAIRAGGRVVAVGLPPEKMDLSIPRLVLDGIEVLGSLVGTREDLKEAFQFAAEGKVKPKVTKRKVEEINQIFDEMEHGKFTGRMVVDFTHH; translated from the coding sequence ATGAAAGCAGCCGTCATAACTAAAGATCATACGATCGAAGTGAAAGACACCAAATTACGCCCTCTGAAATACGGGGAAGCGCTTTTGGAAATGGAATATTGCGGGGTATGTCATACCGATCTCCACGTGAAAAACGGGGATTTTGGCGATGAAACCGGCAGAATTACTGGCCATGAAGGCATCGGTATCGTCAAGCAGGTCGGGGAAGGGGTTACTTCTCTGAAAGTCGGTGACCGCGCCAGTGTTGCATGGTTCTTCAAAGGCTGCGGCCATTGCGAATATTGTGTCAGCGGGAATGAAACGCTTTGCCGCAACGTTGAAAATGCCGGTTATACGGTTGACGGCGCTATGGCAGAAGAATGCATTGTCGTTGCCGATTACTCGGTCAAAGTGCCAGATGGTCTTGATCCTGCGGTTGCCAGCAGCATCACTTGCGCGGGTGTAACCACCTATAAAGCAGTCAAAGTTTCTCAGATACAGCCGGGACAATGGCTGGCTATCTATGGCTTGGGCGGTTTAGGCAATCTAGCCCTTCAATATGCCAAGAATGTTTTCAACGCCAAAGTGATCGCGATCGATGTCAATGATGAACAGCTCGCTTTTGCCAAAGAGCTGGGCGCAGATATGGTCATCAATCCGAAAAATGAAGATGCTGCCAAAATCATTCAGGAAAAAGTCGGCGGCGCACATGCGACGGTGGTGACGGCTGTTGCCAAATCCGCCTTTAACTCGGCTGTTGAAGCTATCCGCGCGGGTGGCCGTGTTGTCGCTGTTGGTCTGCCTCCTGAAAAAATGGATTTGAGCATTCCTCGTTTGGTGCTTGACGGTATCGAAGTCCTAGGTTCCTTGGTCGGAACGCGGGAAGATTTGAAAGAAGCCTTCCAGTTTGCAGCCGAAGGTAAGGTCAAACCGAAAGTCACCAAGCGTAAAGTCGAAGAAATCAACCAAATCTTTGACGAAATGGAACATGGTAAATTCACAGGCCGTATGGTTGTTGATTTTACCCATCACTAG
- the dxs gene encoding 1-deoxy-D-xylulose-5-phosphate synthase has protein sequence MFPNDKTPLLDKIKTPAELRQLDRNSLRQLADELRKETISAVGVTGGHLGSGLGVIELTVALHYVFNTPKDALVWDVGHQTYPHKILTGRRDRIRTLRQRDGLSGFTQRAESEYDAFGAAHSSTSISAALGFAMASKLSDSDDKAVAIIGDGSMTAGMAYEAMNNAKAAGKRLIVILNDNEMSISPPVGALSSYLSRLISSRPFMNLRDIMRGVVNRMPKGLATAARKADEYARGMATGGTFFEELGFYYVGPVDGHNLDQLIPVLENVRDAKDGPILVHVVTRKGQGYAPAEAAKDKYHAVQRLDVVSGKQAKAPPGPPSYTSVFSEQLIKEAKQDDKIVTITAAMPTGTGLDRFQQYFPERMFDVGIAEQHAVTFAAGLAAAGYKPFCCLYSTFLQRGYDQLVHDVAIQNLPVRFAVDRAGLVGADGATHAGSFDLAFMVNLPNMVVMAPSDERELANMVHSMAHYDQGPISVRYPRGNGVGVSLEGEKEILPIGKGRLIRRGKKVAILSLGTRLEESLKAADRLDAQGLSTSVADMRFAKPLDEALTRQLLKSHQVIITIEEGALGGFATQVLTMASDEGLVDDGLKIRTLRLPDRFQPQDKQERQYAEAGLDADGIVAAVISALHRNSKPVEVVEMANMGSIARA, from the coding sequence ATGTTTCCGAATGACAAGACGCCGTTGTTAGACAAGATCAAGACACCGGCAGAATTGCGTCAATTAGATCGCAACAGCCTCCGGCAATTGGCGGATGAATTACGGAAAGAGACCATCTCGGCAGTGGGTGTGACCGGCGGACATCTCGGTTCCGGCCTCGGGGTTATCGAATTAACGGTAGCCCTTCACTATGTTTTCAACACGCCCAAAGACGCTTTGGTCTGGGATGTTGGGCATCAAACCTATCCTCACAAGATTTTAACAGGTCGCCGCGATCGTATTCGGACATTGCGGCAACGTGACGGCTTATCGGGCTTTACGCAGCGCGCGGAGAGCGAATATGACGCTTTTGGAGCCGCGCATAGTTCGACTTCTATTTCGGCGGCGCTCGGCTTTGCGATGGCCAGCAAATTATCCGACAGCGACGACAAAGCGGTTGCGATTATCGGTGATGGCTCGATGACGGCAGGCATGGCTTATGAAGCTATGAATAACGCCAAGGCGGCGGGTAAGCGCCTGATTGTCATTTTGAATGACAATGAAATGTCGATTTCACCGCCGGTAGGTGCCTTATCTTCTTATTTGAGCCGCCTGATTTCCTCACGGCCTTTCATGAATTTGCGCGATATCATGCGCGGTGTTGTCAACCGGATGCCAAAAGGCTTGGCAACGGCTGCCCGCAAGGCTGATGAATATGCGCGTGGTATGGCAACCGGTGGCACCTTCTTTGAAGAGCTGGGCTTTTACTATGTTGGCCCCGTGGATGGTCATAATTTAGATCAGCTCATTCCGGTTTTGGAAAATGTCCGCGATGCCAAGGACGGCCCCATTTTGGTGCATGTCGTCACCCGCAAAGGTCAAGGTTATGCTCCGGCTGAGGCGGCCAAGGATAAATATCACGCCGTGCAGCGCTTGGATGTGGTTTCCGGTAAGCAGGCGAAAGCCCCCCCGGGACCTCCCAGCTATACCTCTGTTTTTTCGGAACAGCTGATCAAGGAAGCTAAGCAAGACGATAAGATTGTGACCATTACGGCAGCTATGCCGACGGGCACCGGTCTTGATCGCTTCCAGCAATATTTTCCTGAAAGAATGTTTGATGTCGGTATTGCCGAACAACATGCCGTAACCTTTGCGGCTGGTTTGGCGGCTGCCGGTTACAAGCCTTTCTGTTGTCTCTATTCGACCTTCTTGCAGCGCGGCTATGACCAGTTGGTGCATGATGTTGCTATCCAGAATTTGCCGGTGCGCTTCGCCGTCGATCGTGCGGGTCTTGTCGGTGCCGATGGGGCAACCCATGCGGGTAGCTTTGACCTCGCCTTTATGGTTAATCTCCCGAATATGGTCGTGATGGCGCCTTCCGATGAACGGGAATTGGCCAATATGGTGCATAGCATGGCGCATTATGACCAAGGCCCGATCTCGGTGCGTTATCCGCGTGGTAATGGTGTGGGTGTCTCCTTGGAAGGCGAAAAGGAAATTCTGCCTATCGGGAAAGGTCGCCTGATCCGTCGCGGTAAAAAGGTTGCGATCCTATCTCTCGGCACTCGATTGGAAGAATCCTTGAAGGCTGCCGATCGGCTTGATGCTCAAGGTTTGTCGACATCGGTTGCTGATATGCGTTTTGCTAAGCCCTTGGATGAAGCGCTGACCCGCCAACTTCTGAAAAGCCATCAGGTCATTATTACCATTGAAGAAGGCGCTTTGGGTGGTTTTGCAACCCAAGTCCTGACGATGGCTTCGGATGAAGGCCTGGTGGATGACGGATTGAAAATCCGCACCCTGCGTCTGCCGGATCGGTTCCAGCCGCAGGACAAGCAAGAACGGCAATATGCCGAAGCCGGTCTTGATGCTGATGGCATCGTTGCTGCGGTTATCTCCGCATTGCATCGTAATTCTAAACCCGTGGAAGTCGTCGAAATGGCGAATATGGGTAGCATCGCTCGCGCTTAA
- a CDS encoding glycosyltransferase family 4 protein, with protein MSSKCFVDGLNLANPQGTGIASYARSLLKAIRGIGHETGIIYGRNVSNSSNPALREILFFRDELVISPKKAILSDIKDIIRYKKSGKIQPYRIDLNIVDKLYAKNINNNVEYIYNYRNIFTISKKNYKTFHNFLNMVLDDAPQFMHWTHLIPIKLKNSINIYTIHDLVPFTHPNTVGGNHLLNWNIIADILKNGDHILTVSEASRRDIIRLFNAPESQVTNLYQAVEFEEGLKNRPAHLVERDVNGLFGLEYGHYFLFYGAIEPKKNVKRLIEAYMAADCPDYPLVIVSSRSWSAEEDHALLEQLKGRELPGKKKIIQLDYMSRSQLVSVVKGARALVFPSIAEGFGLPVAEAMCLGTAVISSTHPAIQEIAGDAALLVDPYDVDALSEAISAMAEDDNLVKTLQQRGPVQAEKFSMKNYKKRLKDFYKKFGF; from the coding sequence ATGTCTTCTAAATGTTTTGTCGATGGCCTCAACCTTGCTAACCCGCAAGGAACAGGCATTGCTTCTTATGCTCGATCTCTATTGAAAGCGATCAGAGGCATCGGCCATGAAACAGGCATTATTTATGGCAGAAATGTAAGCAATTCATCGAATCCTGCTTTAAGAGAAATTCTGTTTTTTCGCGACGAGCTAGTAATTTCTCCCAAAAAGGCCATTTTATCTGATATTAAAGATATTATTCGCTATAAAAAATCTGGAAAAATTCAACCATATAGAATAGATTTAAATATTGTTGATAAATTATATGCAAAAAACATCAATAATAATGTAGAATACATCTATAATTACAGAAATATTTTTACTATTTCTAAAAAAAATTATAAAACATTCCACAATTTTTTAAATATGGTCTTGGATGATGCACCCCAATTTATGCATTGGACGCATCTTATTCCTATAAAATTAAAGAATAGTATTAATATTTATACTATTCATGATCTGGTACCTTTTACACATCCCAATACGGTCGGTGGTAACCATCTTTTAAATTGGAACATTATCGCCGATATTTTAAAAAATGGGGATCATATCCTGACTGTATCGGAAGCCTCCAGACGGGATATTATTCGTCTGTTTAATGCCCCGGAGAGTCAGGTAACGAATTTATATCAGGCCGTTGAGTTTGAAGAGGGCTTGAAAAATCGTCCGGCGCATTTGGTTGAGCGGGATGTGAATGGTTTATTTGGCTTGGAATATGGTCATTACTTCTTATTTTATGGCGCAATCGAGCCAAAGAAAAATGTAAAGCGGTTAATTGAAGCCTATATGGCTGCGGACTGTCCTGACTATCCTCTTGTGATTGTTAGCAGTCGTAGTTGGAGTGCCGAAGAAGATCATGCTTTGCTGGAGCAGCTAAAGGGTCGAGAGCTGCCAGGGAAAAAGAAGATTATCCAGCTAGATTATATGTCCCGTTCTCAGCTTGTCAGTGTCGTTAAGGGCGCAAGGGCTTTAGTCTTTCCATCTATTGCAGAAGGCTTTGGTTTGCCTGTTGCTGAAGCGATGTGTTTGGGAACCGCGGTTATCAGTTCGACCCATCCTGCTATTCAAGAAATTGCAGGGGATGCCGCGTTATTAGTCGATCCTTATGATGTGGATGCCTTATCAGAAGCTATTAGCGCGATGGCTGAAGATGATAATTTGGTGAAGACATTACAGCAGCGCGGCCCTGTCCAAGCAGAAAAATTCTCAATGAAAAATTATAAGAAACGTTTGAAAGATTTTTATAAAAAATTTGGTTTCTAA
- a CDS encoding mannose-1-phosphate guanylyltransferase/mannose-6-phosphate isomerase — translation MLHPVVLCGGSGTRLFPLSRRSHPKQLLSLMGENSLFQDAVARVTDSSLFTAPLVICNEEYRFTIAEQLQEMGVKAQEIVLEPEGRNTAPAIALAAAMIADKDPDACMLILPSDHVIRDVKAFHEAIKDAETIARKAKALVTFGVRPTSPETGYGYIEMGEALPIAGGYHIDRFREKPDIKTAEDYLASGRFLWNSGMFLFPVSRILEDFALYQSDILDAVKASLRKSQKDLDFTRLDAESFAKAPSISIDYAIMEPAHNRAVVPVNIGWSDVGSWSSLWAISDHDDNGNVLMGDVVAEDSSNCLIRSENGLVATLGVKDLTIINTSDVTLVVNQDQSQNVGTLVKKMIKEGRLEPLNPKQVARPWGWYESIAMGPRFQVKQIMVKPGHRLSLQKHFNRAEHWVVTQGTARVTVGDHVDLIRENESIYIPMGEVHRLDNPGKVDLLLIEIQTGCYLGEDDIVRLEDDYRR, via the coding sequence ATGCTACATCCGGTTGTTTTGTGTGGTGGTTCAGGTACACGCCTTTTCCCGTTATCTCGCCGGAGCCATCCCAAACAACTCCTCAGCTTGATGGGCGAAAATAGCCTGTTTCAGGACGCTGTTGCACGTGTAACAGATTCTTCTCTATTCACGGCACCTCTTGTTATCTGCAATGAAGAATACCGTTTTACTATTGCAGAACAGTTGCAGGAAATGGGCGTTAAGGCGCAAGAGATTGTCCTTGAGCCAGAAGGTCGGAACACAGCGCCCGCGATTGCTTTAGCGGCGGCAATGATTGCAGATAAAGATCCTGATGCCTGCATGCTGATCTTACCGTCAGATCACGTTATCCGGGATGTCAAAGCATTCCATGAAGCAATCAAAGATGCCGAAACTATTGCCCGTAAAGCAAAGGCTCTTGTGACTTTTGGCGTGCGCCCGACCTCTCCTGAAACGGGTTACGGTTATATCGAAATGGGTGAAGCGCTACCTATAGCGGGTGGCTATCATATCGACAGATTCCGTGAAAAACCGGATATCAAGACGGCTGAAGATTACTTAGCCAGTGGTCGTTTTCTCTGGAACAGCGGGATGTTTCTTTTTCCCGTATCGCGGATATTAGAAGATTTTGCGCTTTATCAATCCGATATTTTGGATGCCGTTAAAGCCTCTTTACGCAAGAGCCAAAAAGACCTCGATTTTACGCGCCTAGATGCAGAATCCTTTGCGAAAGCGCCCTCTATTTCAATAGATTATGCGATCATGGAACCGGCCCATAACAGAGCCGTCGTCCCCGTTAATATCGGATGGAGCGATGTCGGCTCATGGTCGTCTCTTTGGGCGATCAGTGATCATGACGATAATGGTAATGTTTTAATGGGCGATGTGGTCGCCGAAGATTCTTCTAATTGCCTTATCCGCTCTGAAAACGGCTTGGTCGCGACACTTGGCGTTAAAGACCTAACCATTATCAACACTTCAGATGTTACTTTGGTCGTCAACCAAGATCAGTCTCAAAATGTCGGGACGCTGGTCAAAAAAATGATCAAGGAAGGGCGGCTTGAGCCTTTAAATCCCAAACAGGTTGCTCGTCCTTGGGGGTGGTATGAATCCATTGCTATGGGGCCTCGTTTCCAAGTGAAACAGATCATGGTTAAACCAGGTCATCGACTTTCGCTGCAAAAGCATTTTAATCGCGCCGAACATTGGGTAGTTACGCAAGGCACCGCACGGGTCACGGTTGGCGACCATGTCGATCTTATTCGCGAGAATGAATCCATTTATATCCCGATGGGTGAAGTGCATCGCTTGGACAATCCAGGAAAGGTTGATTTGCTTCTTATTGAGATTCAGACCGGCTGTTATCTGGGGGAAGACGATATCGTCCGTCTGGAAGACGATTATAGACGCTAA
- a CDS encoding IS5 family transposase (programmed frameshift) has product MSDVFLLSEHQMERIKPFFPLAHGVPRVDDRRVLSGIVYVIRNGLQWKDAPKAYGPHKTLYNRFIRWSRLGVFDRIFVALTEQAGRSKRLMIDATHLKAHRTAASLLKKGLFPRHIGRTKGGLNSKLHAVCDSQGRPVRLHLTAGQVSDFKGADVLLANLPEETQEILGDRGYDSNKIRQSLADRNITACIPPKKNRKSKPPYDWHLYKKRHLIENMFAKLKDWRRVATRYDRCAHTFMSAIHIAASFIFYLKE; this is encoded by the exons GTGAGTGACGTGTTTTTGCTGTCTGAGCACCAGATGGAACGGATTAAGCCGTTTTTTCCACTGGCGCATGGTGTGCCGCGTGTCGATGACCGTCGTGTCCTGAGCGGGATCGTTTACGTGATCCGCAACGGCCTTCAGTGGAAAGACGCCCCGAAAGCGTATGGCCCGCACAAGACTTTATACAACCGGTTTATCCGGTGGAGCCGCCTGGGTGTCTTTGACCGGATCTTCGTCGCCCTGACGGAGCAGGCAGGCCGTTCGAAGCGTCTGATGATCGATGCAACACATCTGAAAGCACACCGGACAGCGGCCTCCCTGCTCAAAAAGGGGCTTT TTCCCCGCCATATCGGACGCACGAAAGGCGGACTGAACTCAAAGCTTCACGCTGTATGCGATAGTCAGGGCCGCCCTGTCCGGCTGCATCTGACCGCAGGTCAGGTCAGTGACTTCAAAGGCGCGGATGTTCTGCTGGCAAATCTGCCGGAAGAAACACAAGAAATTCTCGGGGACCGGGGATACGACAGTAATAAAATCAGACAGTCTCTCGCAGACCGGAATATCACCGCCTGTATTCCGCCGAAGAAGAACCGGAAATCAAAGCCGCCTTACGACTGGCATCTGTATAAAAAGCGTCACCTCATCGAAAATATGTTCGCAAAGCTCAAAGACTGGCGGCGTGTCGCAACACGATACGACCGGTGCGCTCACACATTCATGTCAGCAATCCATATCGCAGCAAGTTTCATCTTCTATCTCAAAGAATGA
- a CDS encoding Fur family transcriptional regulator, translating into MGETTLQAAPHAHIQHSGSDLLEAAKAALLKSGEQWTAMRASVYKALAQTNKPSSAYDIADIVSQSEGRRVAANSVYRILDIFVSSNLAHRVESANAYIVNAHPECRHDCLFLVCDQCGGVIHIDDDKISRFLKESAEKNDFVAERSVLEIRGKCSHCLSH; encoded by the coding sequence TTGGGTGAAACAACCCTCCAAGCAGCGCCCCATGCCCATATTCAACATAGCGGTTCCGACTTATTGGAAGCGGCCAAGGCGGCTTTATTGAAATCGGGTGAGCAATGGACAGCCATGCGTGCCTCCGTTTACAAAGCCTTGGCACAAACCAACAAGCCAAGTTCAGCCTATGATATTGCCGATATTGTCTCTCAATCCGAAGGACGCAGAGTAGCTGCCAACAGCGTTTATCGCATCCTCGACATCTTCGTCAGCAGCAATCTCGCGCATCGGGTCGAAAGCGCTAACGCCTATATCGTCAACGCCCATCCTGAGTGTCGTCATGACTGCCTTTTTCTCGTCTGCGACCAATGTGGGGGTGTGATTCATATAGATGATGACAAGATCAGCCGCTTTTTAAAAGAATCGGCAGAAAAAAACGATTTTGTCGCAGAAAGGTCTGTTTTAGAAATACGGGGTAAATGTTCACATTGTCTTTCCCATTAA